Proteins encoded within one genomic window of Urocitellus parryii isolate mUroPar1 chromosome 16, mUroPar1.hap1, whole genome shotgun sequence:
- the Cfap92 gene encoding uncharacterized protein CFAP92 isoform X3: MDDLSSVRRSTSRTPVVPLAGATMLEIKEIIEKKSLNSLTDMLEKQRSQKKDHEVKRRSLKKGKKQHSEEEFDPSQWRQSVFSLQLAIMPLLAGHQTVMSRGSEKSANILDCLLTFKTEVPIMTEEQKLELNPLIIRIDCVSCLPSQPVPIQELQDVNVICLGAIHPSDLREYLEGPPMVVEVHDRDRKSDEASRRPTLFGEDPLDPHGNIESFISSKETEDNPFESQNKTWDPHGVARVSFADLLLGHKYLKLVVPIQRCEPKATPGLQGSRGRRVSRFQIPATEVLQHSPMPAGHYLEANSLLKLRVDVAVPLSTWAKAQGVDLQGSHFGRIVFVFGAQDLFLLHSLLKDITLINAKALELDSYPTRTVQQILWAFKMRVDIQHQEHLDILTGFHLLDGNLHLFVLEGLADGGLRQLWESHQSRIPMLELRKYKVLYNSQLLFRHRLYADLETVLYRVHLSRPLSLLMRHPGLYLRDAIPHKAFQALARIYNICYHSTKLREVMVRDLLPSSAMIKDLNQEFGLPISPEDLMDQKPPTISPQPVPNLEGSQRQVSTLNAKILAHQEKYLQWRNNMLLTTREKHYLIQKNILKAFQATKRPPVPKAKMMRISTPLDKGVHNYSVMTFNSAVLAKKELYQEMAKEPGRRFTYSQNYLSAIVEPQDSQEEKKKAQEKSRQAWLTVTGFQVTGLHGDILHQDFPLPAIGEFHEEWQEHKVLDRLLYPMLDRGRWSWDRRHLDFELYKKPQPFLEVPPPPTRKPVAGNWGHRAQLVGRRGDPGPWWHLEHHPFGSRCAPRVPRLDLLVQKGLGLSQGLELSCGFQPQV, encoded by the exons AGAAAGATCACGAGGTGAAGAGGAGAAGcctgaagaagggaaagaagcagCACTCGGAAGAGGAGTTTGACCCGAGTCAGTGGAGGCAGAGCGTCTTCTCCCTGCAGCTGGCCATCATGCCTCTGCTAGCTG GACACCAAACTGTCATGAGCCGGGGCAGTGAGAAGTCGGCCAACATTTTGGATTGCCTTTTGACTTTCAAAACCGAAGTGCCTATCATGACCGAGGAGCAGAAGCTGGAATTAAACCCCCTGATCATAAGGATCGACTGTGTTTCCTGCCTGCCGTCACAACCTGTGCCCATTCAGGAACTACAG GACGTCAATGTCATCTGCCTGGGAGCCATACACCCCAGCGACCTGCGGGAGTACCTGGAGGGTCCCCCCATGGTGGTGGAAGTCCACGATCGGGACCGTAAGTCGGACGAGGCCTCCCGCAGGCCCACCCTGTTTGGGGAGGACCCCCTGGATCCCCACGGGAACATCGAGTCCTTCATCTCCTCCAAGGAGACAGAGGACAACCCCTTTGAGTCCCAGAACAAGACCTGGGACCCTCATGGAGTCGCCCGGGTCAGTTTCGCGGACCTGCTCCTTGGCCACAAGTACCTGAAACTGGTGGTCCCCATCCAGCGCTGTGAGCCCAAGGCCACCCCCGGCCTCCAGGGCagccgaggcaggagggtctccAGGTTCCAGATCCCGGCCACCGAGGTCCTCCAGCACAGCCCGATGCCCGCTGGACACTACTTGGAGGCCAACTCTTTGCTCAAACTGCGAGTGGACGTGGCGGTGCCTCTAAGCACCTGGGCCAAAGCCCAGGGCGTGGACCTCCAGGGCAGCCACTTTGGCCGCATCGTGTTCGTGTTCGGTGCCCAGGACCTGTTCCTGCTGCACAGTCTTCTGAAGGACATCACCCTGATCAACGCCAAGGCCCTGGAGCTGGACTCCTACCCCACCAGGACCGTCCAGCAGATCCTCTGGGCCTTCAAGATGCGGGTCGACATCCAGCATCAGGAGCATCTGGACATCCTGACAGGCTTCCACCTGCTGGATGGGAACCTCCACCTCTTTGTTCTGGAAGGTTTGGCCGACGGGGGCCTGCGGCAGCTGTGGGAGAGCCACCAGAGCCG AATCCCCATGTTGGAGCTCAGGAAGTACAAAGTGCTCTACAACTCGCAGCTGCTCTTCCGCCACCGCCTCTACGCGGACCTGGAGACCGTCCTGTACCGCGTGCACCTCTCCAGGCCCCTGTCGCTGCTCATGCGGCACCCGGGCCTCTACCTGCGCGACGCCATACCGCACAAGGCCTTCCAGGCGCTGGCCAG AATCTACAACATCTGCTACCACAGTACCAAGCTCAGGGAGGTGATGGTCAGAGACTTGCTACCTTCTTCCGCCATGATCAAAGACTTGAACCAAGAATTTGGGCTCCCCATCTCGCCAGAGGACCTCATGGATCAGAAGCCACCTACCATCTCCCCTCAGCCTGTCCCCAATCTTGAAGGATCCCAAAGGCAGGTCTCCACCCTCAATGCCAAGATCCTTGCCCACCAGGAGAAGTACCTGCAGTGGAGGAACAACATGCTCCTGACGACGAGAGAGAAGCACTACCTGATCCAG AAAAACATCCTGAAGGCCTTCCAGGCCACCAAGAGGCCTCCTGTCCCCAAGGCCAAGATGATGCGAATCTCAACTCCCCTGGACAAGGGTGTCCACAACTACAGTGTCATGACCTTCAACTCCGCCGTGCTGGCCAAGAAGGAACTGTACCAAGAGATGGCCAAG GAGCCAGGGAGGAGGTTCACATACTCACAGAACTACCTGTCGGCCATTGTGGAGCCTCAGGACTcgcaggaagagaagaagaaagcccAGGAGAAATCCCGCCAGGCCTGGCTCACAGTCACTGGGTTCCAAGTGACAGGTCTCCATGGTGACATCCTCCATCAGGATTTCCCACTGCCAGCCATCGGGGAGTTCCATGAG GAGTGGCAGGAACACAAGGTGCTTGATCGCCTGCTGTACCCCATGTTGGATCGGGGCCGGTGGAGCTGGGACCGGCGCCACCTGGACTTTGAGCTGTACAAGAAGCCACAGCCTTTCCTGGAGGTGCCCCCTCCTCCGACCCGGAAGCCCGTTGCAGGTAACTGGGGACACCGTGCCCAGCTGGTAGGCAGGCGGGGGGACCCTGGCCCTTGGTGGCATCTTGAGCACCATCCGTTTGGTTCCAGGTGTGCACCTAGAGTTCCCAGGCTAGACCTCCTGGTACAGAAGGGTCTCGGGCTGTCCCAAGGGCTGGAACTCAGCTGTGGATTCCAGCCCCAGGTGTGA